In one window of Chryseobacterium viscerum DNA:
- a CDS encoding NAD(P)-dependent oxidoreductase, translating into MQNRTMEKIGFIGLGNMGHPMAKNIEKAGFPLSVYNRSPEKAKDFAEKSTVCNQIQDLVQNSDIIFTMLTNDSAVKAVYEEILPLNIQGKLFIDMSTISPEASKETAAALKIKEASFIDAPVAGSTQPAKEGTLIIMAGGEEKDIQFAMPYLLKMGKSVKHLGENGKGIAGKLSINYFLSTIYQGLAETVLLSRKLGIERSDMLEIINESASGSGATKVKTPLLIADQYAPAFALDLMLKDILLAKNAGADYPLSEVMIQTYQNAHDKGFGQDDVIGIINYLKTIG; encoded by the coding sequence ATACAAAATAGGACAATGGAAAAAATCGGATTCATCGGATTAGGAAATATGGGCCACCCCATGGCAAAGAATATTGAAAAAGCAGGATTTCCACTTTCGGTTTACAACAGATCTCCTGAAAAAGCCAAGGATTTTGCAGAAAAATCTACTGTCTGTAATCAAATTCAAGATCTGGTACAAAACAGTGATATTATATTCACAATGCTGACCAACGACAGTGCTGTAAAAGCAGTATATGAAGAAATCCTTCCTTTAAACATTCAAGGAAAGCTCTTTATAGATATGAGTACCATTTCTCCTGAAGCCTCAAAAGAAACCGCAGCTGCTTTGAAAATAAAAGAAGCTTCCTTTATTGATGCTCCCGTAGCGGGCAGTACCCAGCCAGCAAAGGAAGGAACACTGATCATTATGGCTGGAGGTGAAGAAAAGGATATCCAGTTCGCAATGCCTTATCTTTTGAAAATGGGAAAATCTGTAAAACATTTGGGTGAAAACGGAAAAGGGATCGCAGGAAAACTCTCTATCAATTATTTTCTGTCCACTATTTATCAGGGACTGGCAGAAACTGTTTTGCTGTCCAGAAAATTAGGAATTGAAAGGTCAGATATGCTGGAAATCATTAATGAAAGTGCCAGTGGAAGCGGTGCTACCAAAGTAAAAACACCCTTATTAATAGCAGACCAATACGCTCCGGCATTTGCCCTTGATCTGATGCTGAAAGACATCCTTCTAGCCAAAAATGCAGGCGCTGATTATCCTTTATCTGAAGTCATGATCCAAACCTATCAAAATGCCCATGACAAAGGCTTTGGTCAGGATGATGTTATAGGAATCATCAATTATTTAAAAACAATAGGATAA
- a CDS encoding S41 family peptidase, with protein MLKIKTLFLIFLSSSSFSFAQNCTCESNFQWVKKTFEENDAGYQYMIDKKGIPAYQAHNNEFLSKIKNVKSDTECQQTLYEWLKFFRSGHISIKMIEKDNQQAQPQPAVSAIDSKTETVKLDLKKFEKEVVSKKDTDIEGIWEVDPYTIGIKKFGDVYKGFIIKSGAENWKPYELKLTFNDDKTKGTYYLRNKTGQEIHNMRLVGKNYLEINDFTMKRVSPKFEKEEGIETYYQAILAQKPFLKELNKTTLLLRIPSFNGALKKDIDSVITANQSKIESTEILIIDIRYNGGGSDNSFSKIIPYLYTNPIRSVRTQLYSTKLNNQRMLDFYDNYQKYGMPVEEREYLKKAYDKLSKNLGKFVSLQDDGKTVGITKMDKISPYPKNVGIIINDGNGSTAEEFLLATKQSKKVKLFGTTTAGVLDISNMYFVNSPCNEFKLGYSLSKSFRIPDMAIDGKGIQPDYFIDKTIPDYQWIDFVNDVLNEK; from the coding sequence ATGCTTAAAATTAAGACACTCTTTTTAATTTTTTTATCCTCCTCTTCTTTTAGCTTTGCTCAAAACTGTACTTGTGAAAGCAACTTTCAATGGGTAAAAAAAACATTCGAGGAAAATGATGCCGGGTATCAATATATGATTGATAAAAAAGGAATTCCGGCTTATCAGGCTCATAATAATGAATTTCTGAGCAAAATTAAAAATGTAAAATCTGATACGGAATGTCAACAGACCCTTTATGAATGGCTTAAATTCTTCAGATCCGGTCATATTTCTATTAAAATGATCGAAAAAGATAATCAGCAGGCCCAGCCTCAGCCAGCAGTCTCAGCCATAGACAGTAAAACAGAAACGGTAAAATTAGATCTTAAAAAATTTGAAAAAGAAGTTGTCTCTAAAAAAGACACAGATATTGAAGGAATCTGGGAAGTTGATCCATATACAATAGGAATTAAAAAATTTGGAGACGTCTACAAAGGTTTTATCATTAAATCCGGAGCAGAAAACTGGAAACCTTATGAATTAAAACTGACTTTTAACGATGATAAAACTAAAGGAACTTATTATCTGAGAAATAAGACTGGACAGGAAATTCATAACATGAGACTTGTTGGAAAAAACTATCTGGAAATTAATGATTTTACCATGAAGAGAGTTTCCCCGAAATTTGAAAAAGAAGAAGGAATTGAAACTTACTATCAGGCGATTTTGGCTCAAAAACCTTTCCTGAAAGAGCTTAATAAAACTACTCTGCTTTTGAGAATCCCTTCATTCAATGGTGCTTTGAAAAAAGATATTGACAGTGTCATTACAGCCAATCAATCTAAAATTGAAAGTACAGAAATCCTCATTATTGATATCAGATATAATGGTGGCGGCAGTGATAACAGTTTTTCTAAAATTATTCCATATCTCTACACAAACCCTATAAGAAGTGTCAGAACACAGCTTTATTCTACAAAACTGAATAATCAGAGAATGTTAGACTTTTATGATAATTACCAGAAATATGGAATGCCGGTTGAAGAAAGAGAATATCTGAAGAAAGCCTACGACAAATTAAGCAAGAATTTAGGCAAATTTGTAAGTCTGCAGGATGATGGAAAAACAGTGGGAATCACCAAAATGGATAAAATTTCGCCGTATCCAAAGAATGTAGGAATTATCATTAACGATGGGAACGGCAGTACAGCAGAAGAATTTTTACTGGCAACTAAACAGAGTAAAAAAGTAAAGCTTTTTGGAACCACAACAGCCGGTGTTTTGGATATTTCCAATATGTATTTCGTAAATTCTCCCTGCAATGAATTCAAACTCGGATATTCACTCTCTAAGAGCTTCCGTATTCCGGATATGGCCATTGACGGAAAAGGAATTCAACCCGATTATTTTATAGATAAAACAATTCCGGATTATCAATGGATTGACTTCGTAAATGATGTGCTGAATGAAAAATAA
- a CDS encoding SDR family oxidoreductase yields MSKTILITGAASGFGKIAAFDLAKKGHKVIATTQVYPQMSDLIREAKEQGIDITVDKLDVTSQRDVDYILKKYNDIDILVSNAGIMEGGPIAEQPVDIIRSMFEVNVFGALNLAQGFIKKFVEKKKGKIVFTSSMGGLWTVPYVAAYCASKHALESIAEGLRTELAPFNIKIATCNPGVFGTGFNDRGVDSIFHWYDPKINFTPESAFDGAAESLAHQLDPQSMAEVIVNVALDDESHFRNVHPKETEDFVKQLQADAWTAKS; encoded by the coding sequence ATGAGTAAAACAATTTTAATTACAGGTGCAGCAAGTGGATTCGGAAAGATTGCTGCTTTTGATCTTGCTAAAAAAGGGCATAAAGTAATTGCCACTACACAAGTCTATCCTCAGATGAGTGATTTAATCCGTGAAGCGAAAGAACAGGGAATTGACATTACGGTGGATAAACTGGATGTAACCAGCCAAAGAGATGTAGATTATATCTTAAAGAAATATAATGATATAGATATTCTGGTCAGCAATGCCGGAATTATGGAAGGCGGCCCGATTGCAGAACAGCCGGTAGATATTATACGTTCTATGTTTGAAGTGAATGTATTTGGTGCATTAAATCTTGCACAGGGATTTATCAAAAAATTTGTTGAGAAGAAAAAAGGTAAGATTGTTTTCACATCTTCAATGGGAGGTTTATGGACGGTTCCGTATGTGGCAGCTTATTGTGCATCAAAACATGCATTGGAATCTATTGCTGAAGGGTTGAGAACGGAGCTTGCTCCATTCAATATCAAAATTGCAACTTGTAATCCAGGGGTATTTGGAACAGGATTTAATGACAGGGGAGTAGATTCTATTTTTCATTGGTATGATCCGAAAATTAACTTCACTCCGGAATCAGCTTTTGATGGCGCGGCAGAATCTTTGGCCCACCAGCTGGATCCACAATCTATGGCGGAGGTGATTGTAAATGTAGCTTTAGATGATGAGAGTCATTTCAGAAATGTACATCCAAAAGAAACTGAAGATTTTGTAAAACAGCTCCAGGCAGATGCATGGACCGCAAAAAGCTAA
- a CDS encoding helix-turn-helix domain-containing protein gives MENNSSEIIFDKLVYSCAFESYRGHEEFIPDHFLGFQISGETHAFHEQGKTVIKENTVVLVRKNQLIRTIKYPSAHEKYQFISITLDDETLRQYATENKITINSNFPGNQRLFFEPDDFFKSYFASLIPYINKTQEIPPKLAVLKVKEAIELLLLSTPDLKNLLFDFSEPHKIDLAEFMNKNFMFNVSVDAFARLTGRSLSGFKRDFNKIFQMTPKQWLKEKRLKEAYYLIKNRDKKPSEIYLDLGFENLSHFYSSFKKKFGVTTTEV, from the coding sequence ATGGAAAACAATTCTTCTGAGATCATATTTGATAAACTGGTTTATTCATGTGCCTTTGAGTCTTACAGAGGGCATGAGGAGTTTATTCCGGATCATTTTCTGGGATTTCAGATCTCCGGAGAGACCCATGCTTTCCACGAACAGGGGAAAACTGTGATTAAAGAAAATACAGTGGTTCTGGTCAGGAAAAATCAACTGATCAGAACTATTAAATATCCTTCAGCTCATGAAAAGTATCAGTTTATCTCAATCACACTTGATGATGAAACACTGAGACAGTACGCCACTGAAAACAAGATAACCATAAACAGCAATTTTCCAGGGAATCAGCGGTTGTTTTTTGAACCCGATGATTTTTTTAAGAGCTATTTTGCTTCTCTTATTCCTTACATTAATAAAACACAGGAAATCCCGCCAAAATTAGCTGTTTTAAAGGTGAAAGAGGCCATAGAACTCCTTTTATTAAGTACTCCTGATCTTAAAAATCTTCTTTTTGATTTTTCTGAACCTCATAAAATTGACCTTGCAGAGTTTATGAATAAAAACTTCATGTTCAATGTATCGGTAGATGCTTTTGCAAGACTTACAGGTCGTAGTTTATCAGGATTTAAACGGGATTTCAATAAGATATTTCAGATGACACCCAAACAGTGGCTGAAAGAAAAAAGATTAAAGGAAGCCTATTATTTAATTAAAAACAGAGATAAAAAACCTTCAGAGATCTATCTTGATCTGGGTTTTGAGAATTTATCCCATTTTTATTCTTCTTTCAAAAAGAAATTTGGAGTGACCACTACAGAGGTATAG
- a CDS encoding helix-turn-helix transcriptional regulator, protein MKNRKPETNLEDLKQKILVQDEIMALAKANSPRLLNKFRLVYPDFFKKLSDIQPSLKNSELIFCIYLKLNMTTKEIATCIFVTPKAIQNRKNRIRKKLNIPSEFDIYKWFNEI, encoded by the coding sequence ATGAAAAATAGAAAACCTGAAACTAACTTAGAGGATTTAAAACAAAAGATTCTTGTACAGGACGAGATAATGGCGTTGGCGAAAGCAAATTCCCCTCGTCTCTTGAACAAATTCAGACTGGTTTATCCTGATTTTTTTAAAAAGTTATCCGATATACAGCCTTCCCTTAAAAATTCTGAACTGATCTTTTGTATTTATCTTAAGCTCAATATGACGACTAAAGAAATTGCTACGTGTATTTTTGTTACCCCAAAAGCAATACAAAACAGAAAAAACAGGATCAGAAAAAAACTGAATATTCCTTCTGAATTTGACATCTATAAATGGTTTAATGAAATTTAA
- a CDS encoding SDR family oxidoreductase: MENIALVVGATGITGSNLAEELLAQGWITYGLSRNPNTNIPGLRPIKADLMNEQNLAEALEDISPTHIYFTTWMRNDTEEENIRVNSMLVRNLLNILSPKKSVQHVALVTGLKHYLGPFEAYAKEGVLPETPVREEHPRLPLPNFYYAQEDEVYKASERDGFTWSIHRPHTVVGYAVGNLMNIGTTLAVYASICKETGRKFTWPGSEAQWNGVSDVTDARILAKQLVWASSTESAKNQAFNIANGDVFRWKWLWKRLANWFGVEAEGFDGTIRPLEKELENDHGTWTAIAEKYKLKESNLDRLSSAWHTDLDLGRPLEVMCDLSKSRKLGFTAYTSTEDSFINVFERLRAENMIP, translated from the coding sequence ATGGAAAATATTGCATTGGTAGTAGGAGCTACCGGAATTACAGGAAGCAATCTTGCAGAAGAACTGCTTGCACAGGGTTGGATAACATACGGATTATCCAGAAACCCCAATACAAATATCCCTGGTCTTCGTCCGATTAAAGCAGATCTGATGAATGAGCAGAATCTTGCAGAAGCACTGGAAGACATCTCTCCCACTCATATTTACTTTACCACATGGATGCGCAATGATACTGAAGAAGAAAATATCCGTGTCAACAGCATGCTGGTGAGAAATCTGTTAAACATTTTATCTCCCAAAAAGTCAGTTCAGCATGTGGCTTTGGTTACAGGATTGAAACATTATTTGGGACCATTTGAGGCATACGCTAAAGAAGGAGTTTTACCTGAAACACCAGTAAGAGAAGAACATCCAAGACTTCCTCTCCCCAACTTTTATTATGCACAGGAAGACGAAGTATACAAAGCTTCAGAAAGAGACGGTTTTACATGGAGCATTCACAGGCCTCACACAGTAGTTGGGTATGCGGTAGGAAACCTGATGAATATCGGAACCACATTGGCCGTATATGCCAGCATCTGTAAGGAAACAGGAAGAAAATTTACCTGGCCTGGATCTGAAGCTCAGTGGAATGGTGTTTCTGATGTAACAGATGCCAGAATATTAGCTAAGCAGTTGGTCTGGGCATCATCTACAGAATCAGCAAAAAATCAGGCTTTTAATATTGCCAATGGAGATGTTTTCCGATGGAAATGGCTGTGGAAAAGATTAGCAAACTGGTTCGGTGTAGAAGCAGAAGGCTTCGATGGTACAATAAGGCCTCTTGAAAAGGAACTTGAAAACGATCACGGAACCTGGACAGCCATTGCAGAGAAATATAAGCTAAAAGAAAGCAATCTTGACCGTCTGTCTTCAGCATGGCATACTGATCTGGATCTTGGAAGACCTCTGGAAGTGATGTGTGATCTATCAAAAAGCAGAAAACTTGGCTTTACTGCTTATACAAGCACAGAAGATTCTTTTATCAATGTCTTTGAAAGATTAAGAGCTGAAAATATGATCCCTTAA
- a CDS encoding Crp/Fnr family transcriptional regulator: protein MFEVLLSHIENKVDITDKQKSQVQSFFTFKKLRKKQYLLQEGDICKSLSFVSKGLLKSYFPDEKGNEHINMFAFEGWWISDFNSFINQEKSVLNIDAVEETEVLMITLENYEKMMVEIPVMDRYFRILYQNSLVTKDYRLIVSNSYTAEEKYLQLAQKNPEMIKRVPHNLIASYLGLAPETVSRIRKKNSLSNT from the coding sequence ATGTTTGAGGTTCTTCTTTCCCATATTGAGAATAAAGTTGATATTACTGACAAACAGAAAAGTCAGGTTCAGTCTTTTTTTACCTTTAAAAAACTTCGTAAAAAACAGTATCTGCTTCAGGAAGGAGATATTTGCAAATCGTTGTCTTTTGTAAGCAAAGGACTGCTTAAATCTTATTTTCCAGATGAAAAAGGAAATGAGCATATCAATATGTTTGCCTTTGAAGGCTGGTGGATCTCAGATTTCAACAGTTTTATCAATCAGGAAAAATCGGTACTGAATATTGATGCTGTTGAAGAAACTGAAGTCCTGATGATTACATTGGAAAACTACGAAAAAATGATGGTAGAAATCCCTGTGATGGACCGGTATTTCAGAATCTTATACCAAAACAGCCTCGTCACGAAAGATTACAGGCTCATTGTGTCCAATAGCTATACAGCCGAAGAAAAATACCTTCAGCTGGCACAAAAGAACCCTGAAATGATCAAAAGAGTCCCTCATAATCTTATCGCCTCTTATCTTGGTCTTGCCCCAGAAACTGTGAGCAGGATCCGTAAAAAGAATTCCCTGAGTAACACTTGA
- a CDS encoding PPC domain-containing DNA-binding protein, whose translation MNYKGNHWSARKVDQSYIVSLDNHSNIVEALTDFIQNQNIQAGEVTGIGAVSEATLRFFNPVTKKYVDKTFKEQMEVTNISGNISEIEGKLTLHLHITLGREDYTALAGHLLEAKIQGAAEFIVYPLDSRVVKIKNEEIGINLYDFEK comes from the coding sequence ATGAATTATAAAGGAAACCATTGGTCTGCAAGAAAAGTAGATCAGAGTTATATAGTAAGTCTTGACAATCATTCCAATATTGTAGAAGCTTTAACAGACTTTATTCAGAATCAAAATATTCAAGCAGGAGAAGTTACAGGAATAGGAGCTGTGAGTGAAGCCACTCTCCGGTTCTTTAATCCGGTAACCAAAAAATATGTGGATAAGACTTTCAAAGAACAAATGGAGGTCACCAATATTTCCGGAAATATATCTGAAATTGAAGGAAAACTAACTCTTCACCTTCATATTACTTTGGGAAGAGAGGATTATACTGCTTTGGCTGGTCATCTTTTAGAAGCAAAAATTCAGGGAGCTGCAGAATTTATTGTCTATCCGCTGGATTCCAGAGTCGTAAAAATTAAAAATGAAGAGATAGGAATCAATCTTTATGATTTTGAAAAATAA
- a CDS encoding GlcG/HbpS family heme-binding protein — MELNYNTAEKALQAAKEKALSLNIPVSISVVDTGGHLVALARLNSVYGVIDFAIKKAKTAVMFGVDSDLMGGIISETGIHGYGMLNSNDGLLTIAGGVVLKDTAGKIIGAIGSSGGTPEQDKEIAEAGARAIV, encoded by the coding sequence ATGGAATTAAATTATAACACAGCAGAAAAAGCCTTACAGGCAGCCAAAGAAAAGGCATTATCTTTGAATATTCCTGTGAGTATTTCTGTGGTAGATACCGGAGGACACCTTGTTGCATTGGCAAGACTGAACAGTGTCTACGGAGTGATTGATTTTGCCATTAAAAAAGCAAAAACCGCTGTCATGTTTGGAGTAGACAGTGATTTGATGGGAGGAATTATCTCAGAAACCGGAATTCACGGCTACGGAATGCTGAATTCAAATGATGGGCTTCTGACTATTGCAGGTGGTGTTGTCTTAAAAGATACAGCCGGAAAGATCATTGGTGCAATCGGTTCTTCAGGAGGAACTCCGGAGCAGGATAAAGAAATTGCTGAGGCAGGAGCGCGGGCTATTGTTTAA
- a CDS encoding ligase-associated DNA damage response exonuclease, which translates to MKLITFTKKGIYCPLGKFYIDPWRPVDMAVITHGHADHARWGMKKYLCHHFTKPILHQRIGTDIECQSLEYGEIIIINGVKLSLHPAGHIIGSAQIRLEYKGYVTVISGDYKVQDDGLSTPFELIKCNEFVTESTFGLPIYNWLEVPDLNKKLQNWVLKNKENNKTSVFIGYSLGKAQRIMKAVEELGKIYVHYSIGKLNEAFETAGINLPEYTIADFRERPKEMEHEIVIVPPALLDSNIIKKIPDPATAICSGWMQVRGARRWRSADAGFAMSDHADWKGLLQTVKATEAEIVHVTHGQTEVFSKYLNEIGIKADVVETLYGDDEEESEKETIENPES; encoded by the coding sequence TTGAAATTAATCACATTTACAAAAAAAGGAATTTACTGTCCATTGGGGAAATTCTATATAGATCCCTGGAGGCCTGTTGACATGGCGGTTATTACCCATGGCCATGCCGATCATGCCCGTTGGGGAATGAAAAAATATCTTTGTCACCATTTTACCAAACCTATTCTGCATCAGAGAATCGGAACTGATATCGAATGCCAGAGTCTGGAATATGGAGAAATTATAATTATCAATGGGGTAAAGCTTTCTCTTCATCCTGCAGGACATATTATTGGTTCTGCACAGATCAGACTTGAATATAAAGGGTATGTGACTGTTATTTCGGGGGATTATAAAGTACAGGATGACGGACTGAGCACTCCTTTCGAGCTGATAAAATGCAATGAATTTGTCACAGAAAGTACTTTTGGACTTCCCATTTACAACTGGCTTGAAGTTCCGGATTTAAATAAAAAGCTTCAGAACTGGGTACTGAAGAATAAGGAAAACAATAAAACATCAGTCTTTATTGGGTATTCTTTAGGAAAAGCCCAACGTATTATGAAGGCGGTGGAAGAATTAGGAAAAATATACGTCCATTATTCTATCGGAAAACTGAATGAAGCCTTTGAAACAGCAGGAATTAATCTTCCCGAATATACAATTGCAGATTTCAGAGAACGACCGAAAGAAATGGAACATGAAATTGTTATTGTTCCTCCTGCTTTACTCGACAGTAATATCATTAAGAAAATTCCAGATCCGGCCACAGCAATATGCTCCGGCTGGATGCAGGTTCGTGGCGCCAGAAGATGGCGGAGTGCAGATGCAGGCTTTGCAATGAGTGACCATGCAGACTGGAAGGGATTGCTCCAGACCGTAAAAGCAACGGAAGCTGAGATTGTGCACGTCACCCACGGACAAACGGAGGTCTTTTCAAAATATCTGAATGAAATCGGAATTAAAGCCGATGTTGTAGAAACACTTTACGGCGATGACGAAGAAGAATCTGAAAAAGAAACCATAGAAAATCCGGAATCATGA
- a CDS encoding chloramphenicol acetyltransferase, protein MKIVDIDNWNRKEHFEFFSNMASPYFGFTTEVDCTKAYDTAKEKGYSFFAYYYHKSMVAVNKVDELKLRIIDGQVIQFDTVHAGSTIGRPDGTFGFSFTPFSEDFETFNASLQEEIKGVHETSGLRLSNERLGKDHIRHTTIPWNSFTAILHPTDFNTTESVPKIAFGRFNIKEGKKYLPVSIEAHHGLADGIHIAKYLEEFQKELDQ, encoded by the coding sequence ATGAAGATTGTAGATATAGACAACTGGAACAGAAAAGAACATTTTGAATTTTTTTCTAATATGGCAAGCCCTTATTTTGGATTTACAACGGAAGTAGACTGTACAAAAGCATATGACACAGCGAAAGAAAAAGGGTATTCATTTTTTGCTTATTATTATCACAAATCTATGGTGGCTGTCAATAAAGTAGATGAATTAAAACTCAGAATTATTGATGGGCAGGTGATACAGTTTGATACAGTTCATGCCGGCAGCACCATTGGAAGACCAGATGGAACTTTCGGTTTTTCATTCACTCCTTTCTCAGAAGATTTCGAAACATTCAATGCTTCTTTGCAGGAAGAGATAAAAGGGGTACATGAGACTTCTGGTTTGAGATTAAGCAATGAAAGACTGGGAAAAGACCACATCAGACACACGACTATTCCATGGAATTCGTTCACTGCAATATTGCATCCTACAGATTTTAATACAACAGAATCAGTTCCTAAAATCGCTTTTGGAAGGTTCAATATCAAAGAGGGCAAAAAATATCTTCCGGTTTCCATTGAAGCACATCATGGATTGGCAGACGGAATTCACATTGCTAAATATCTTGAAGAGTTTCAGAAAGAACTGGATCAATAA